The DNA window TTCCGCAGGTCCTCTTCGATGTTCGAATACGTCAACCAACGGTCTCCCTGGGCGAGGCGACCCAATGCATAGAGAATGAGGAGCGGCTTGTTTGAAGCACGTTGCTCGCCCTGTTTCCAGACGGTGAGCTCTTCGAACTGGCTTTGTAAGCGTTCACGCCGCGAAGACGATGCCTGCATCAGATATATGGAGTCTCGCTGCTTGTAGCCAAATCTGTTGGAATGGCTGCCAGACCTACCGGTGGACAGGTCGGGCGCCTGTCGAGCGTGCAGTCGATTTTCTCCTCTGCCGTACGCCCCCCACGTCCACACTCTCATGCCCAGACCTTACCCCGTCACCTGCGTGTCGGCCAGCTCGTCGCCCCAGCGTCGGCCGTCGTCGCGCGTGAGCACGCGATAGGCCTCGTACAGCCCCACGGCCAGCCCCAGGAAGCCCACAGCAGCGCTAAAGAATCCGCCGAAGAGGGGAAAGGCAGCCACGGCACTCGCGACCGGGCCGAGGCCCCACATCCAGTTGCGGCGCACCGACGTTTCGATGTCCATCGGCCGCCCGTCGAGCCGGTGCACGTGCAGATCCATCAGGTGCTTGCCGAGGGAGCGCTCGTGCATAAACTCCAGCTCCAGGCCGTCGCGCACCACGAAGTATCCGGCGCCTAGCAGTCCCCCAATCATGGGAATGCTGGAGAGTACCCCCGCAACAATACTGTCAATGAGAAGGGCGAGAAAGCGGGTCAGTTTTTCTGGAGCCGTACCAGCGGAGGACGGAGAGGAGGGAGACATATCGGAGCTGAAAATAGGTATATGACAAAAAGCTGTACTGCGAAGAAAACGGGACGAACGGGAAAGGGCAAGTTCAGAATGCCCCCGACCGTCCATTCCCCTGAATGGTTCTCAGCCATCGTCACGACGCCAGAATGTCTCGTTCCAAATCCCGAAGCGCCTGCAGGACTCGCCTCCGATCAGATTCCGTCTCCAGGTCGACCTCCTGCAAGGGCAGAGGGGCGGTCGTGGCCTCCATGCCAGTGCCAGCCTCCGTGGTCGTGATGACAGCCAGACGAAGCGGGGCGTCCCGACCTGCCGGCGTGGACCCGAGCCGGATCCGCATCTCCCGCTTCGCGTCCGCAACAGCCCTCATCAAGCGCGCGGCGGAAGGCGTGTCCACCGAGCGTGGCAGGACAGTGTCGACGAGATCAATGGGCGTGCCATCCGATCCGCAGATTTGTTCCGAGAAATGCTCACTTGCGACCGCAAGATAGGACCTCATGACGTGGGGGGTGTGTTCACCTGACTCGTGGGAGGAATCCAACGCGATGCTTCGTACATCGTCTCGACGGACGTATGCCACAGGGCGGCTGGGGTTCATCCCCCCTCCCACTCCCGCCCGACCCATTACCCTCCTGTCCTCGCCATGTCTCAATCCCCTGAAGCCCGCGCGAATCTTGAAGAGACCGACCTTTCCGACCAAACTGCCCTCGTCACCGGCTCCACCAATGGCATCGGGCGGGCGGTCGCCCTTGCCCTGGGGCGCCTTGGAGCCGACGTTCTCGTGCACGGGCGCGAGTCCAGTGCCGGCGAGAGCCTCGTGGAAGAGTTGACCGACCTGAGCGTCCGGGCGACGTTCGTCCAGGCGGACTTCGCCGATCCCGACTCCGTGCTCTCCCTGGCCGAAACCGCTCAAGACTGGTGCGACGGGCTCGATCTGCTCTTCAATAACGCCGGTGCCCTATTCCAGGCTGGGGACCGAACTCCCACCGGGATCGAGCGAACCTTTCAGGTCAACCACCTGGCTCCCTACCTGCTAACGGCCCAGTTGCTCGACCACCTGAGGGACGGAGCTCGTATCGTCACGACGGCCTCGGATGCGCATCGGGGCGCCGTCCTCAATCTCGAACGGGTGCGGGGATCGGAGCCGTTCTCGGGCATGGAGGCATATAGCCACTCCAAGCTCGCCAACATTCTGTTTGCGTCGGAGCTGGCACGGCGGCTGGATGCGACCGGACGCGCCGTCCAGTCGCACAGCGTCCATCCGGGCTTCGTCCCTGGCAGTCAATTCGGACGATTTCTTCCGGGGCCTCTCTCTGGCCTCTTCCGCATGCTGGGCGTGGTGCCGGGCACAGCCTCCGTGGCCGACGGGGCCGCCGAACTGCTCCACGCGGCCCTCTCGCCGGACGCCGCGGAGACCTCTGGGCGCTACTTTACCGGACGGGCCCCTGTCGAGCCGTCGAGCGCAGCCCGCGATGCCGATGCAGCAGCCCGCCTCTGGACGCGCAGTGCCGAGATGCTCGACATGGCAGAACCCCTCGCCGACGCCCGGCCCCGCTCCTCAGCACAGTCATAGCTTCCCCTCGCCCCCCTGATTGCTTCCTCCATGCCTCCTTCTTCACCACAGGAGTCCCCTCCCCGCTGGGCAGGCTACTGGCGAGTCCTCCGGTACAACGGTACGCGGCCGAAGCCCCCCACCTACTACGACGCCTCCCTCACTTCGTGGGACGTCCTGACGGAGACCTCCCCCTCCACTCTGTCGGTTGCGCGTCATCCCATTCTAGACATTCGGGACAACATTCTCGTGTTGAAGGATGAGGGTGAGCCGGACGAGAATACCGAACAGTGGGAGATCGACCTCGAAAATGAGCGGCTTCGCGTCACGGCCCTGACCGGTCCTCACGAGGGCGCAACGGGCCTTGCGGAACGCATCGACGAGAACCCGCGCGAATCGTTCGCGTGACCCTTCCCGCACGCCGAGCTACCGCCCCAGCTCTTGACGAAGACGCTTCACCTGCCGCTTCACGGCCACTACCTCGTCGCGGTCTGCGGCCTCCAAGGCCCTCTCGAAGTACTCCAGCGCCTTCTCGTTTCCCTCCCGACCATCACTGGAGAGCATCACCTCTCCCGCCCGACGATAGGCCTTTGCCTTCCACCGACGCCCCAATTCGTCGGGCTCCACAGCCGTGAGGTAGGCACGGGCGCGATTGATCTTCTCCTCAGGAATCTGCTCCGGATCCTCATTTTCCAGAATTTGCTCCACGCGGCGCAATACGTCGTATGGATCCTTGCACTCGACGTACCGCTGGCATTCCGCCTCCGACAGCAGCCGGTCTCGGCCCAACACCTCTACTTTCTTTTCAAGCTGCAGGGCATCGTGCTGCTTGGCCACGAGGGTGCGGAGATCGTTCCATACCTCTGACTTCGAGCGTGGGAACGCGTCCTGCCATGCCTGATCGGCGATCCGGTCATAGACCGTCCGGAACTCCTCCCATTCCATATCGGCTCGTAAAACGAACCGTGCGACCTCCCGAACCACCGACGGAGTCGGGGTCTGGTATGCCTCGTGGAACCCCTCCCCCTCCGGAGCACTCATCACTCCCTGGAGATCGAAAATGAGAATCTCCACGTACAGAAAGCCGGCCCGTTTCCACTGTCCCTCCTGTCGTATGTACTCGGCCGTGTCGTACCGCACGTTCCGATACCGCCCCCACTGCTCACGCTCGGCGTACTGCTTCGCTTCGTCGCTGAGGTTGGACAACGGACCGGCCATATTCAACGCAAGAAGTTGGGATAACGAGCAGTCGTGCTGCTCGTGCCGGACGTCTTCATCCTGCCGGGGCTGGACGCTGCACGTCCTGTGCCCAACCAACCACTGCCCTATCGACTATTCCCCCTCTGGATGGCGAAGAGCGGATAACGGGGTTATCGACACGAGCGGCGCGTTCAGGAGTGGGAAACGCCGGGAGTAAAAGGCCTGCCTGAGTTGCAAGAAGCAGGCACTTCCTCCAATATTTAGTCACGAGATTTTGACGGAAGCAGCCTCTCAGTGTGCAATCAAGATCCGCCGCTAACGGACGGAAAAAGGTCGCTTGATGAAAGAACTGCCCATCAGGTCACAGTGCCGCAGTACCAGACACTTGTTTGCATAGAATGTAACAAACTTACACCCCGGGATCGTTTAATCTAAGGATTACTAATATGTAACGATATCAGGCTTTCGCCCCTCTCACCCAACACAGATGCCCCTTCCCATGGAGTCAGGACGAGCCCCCTCATGTCCTCCCCCAATTTTGGCTGTAGCGGGAATGGTATTTGTCCGAACGAAACGCCCCCGGTTAGGTTGAGCCTCCCTTCTCCCCCTCCACGTAGGTCCTCCACCGGAGCCTTGCCCACGCCTTCCGGGTCGTCCCCAGCATCATCGTTTCGTCGTACAGACTGTACGTAGCCCCCTCATGTCGTTGAACGGCTCCGACGTACTACCGAGCGATTGTGGCTCGGACGACGTGTATTCACTGCTTTCCGCCAGTGGGGACTTCTCGATCGTGGTTCGTCCAGACGACGCGGTCGCCTGCTGGAGCGACGCCCTCTTAACGCTGACCGGATACTCTTCTTCAGAGGTGGACTCTGCCTCCCTCCCGTCCCTCTTTGCCCCGGACGACCGACCCGACCTCATCGATCTCCTGTCACGGGTCCGCTCGGGGCACGCCCCGAAAGAAGAGCGGCTCCATCTCCACACCAAACAAGGAGAGATGATCTCGGCCCGAATCACTGGGGTCCCGCTTCACTCTGCCCCTTCCGACGGCACGGTCGCCCTCATTGGCCACGACGCTCAGCCCCAGTCCTCCCCCGACCCCGAGACGAGCTTCCGGGCCCTGTTCCGCAACGTGCAGGATGCTGCCTTCCTGCTCAGGGTACAACCGGGGACGTCCGCCCCCCAGTTTCGGGTCGTCGAGACCAACGCGGCGTTTCGAACCCTTACCGGCTGTCCGCGCTCCTCGACTCCGCTGTCTCTTGAAGACGTCTTTGGCCCGAACAACGGATCCACCCTCTCCTCCCATGCCCAAGCGTGCGTCCGCGATCACACGCCCCTTACGTACGAGGACCCAGTGGCGACGCCCTCGGAGGACGTGGATCGGATTGTCCGGACAACCCTCTCGCCCGTACCGGACGAGCGCCCTGCAGCCTACCTCCTCGGCATCGCCCACGACATTACTGAGCGGCGCGTCATGGCCAATCGGCTCCGCGAGCGTCGGCGGTGGATTCGGGTCATCACCCAGAACGTGTCGGAGGGCATTTACCGTAGCACCCCCGACGAGGGACTGGTGTATGCCAACCAGGCCTTCGCCCAACTCTTCGGATACGACGATCCCGATGAGCTACTCCTGCTCGACTCGGCGGACCTGTACGCCCACCCCGACCAACGCGAGGAGCTGCTTCGCCTCGAGCACACGACGGGCGGGGTGGAGGGAGTGGAGATCCAGTTTCAACGCAAAGACGGCTCGACCTTCACCGGGCTTGTGAGCAGCACCGTGGTGCGGGACGATACTGGAGCCGTGCAGTACTACGACGGCGTCGTAACCGACATCACGGAGCGCAAAGAAGCCGAGCGCGCTCTGCGGGCCAGCGAGCGGCTGTTTCGGGAAATGTTCGAGGAGCACAGTGCCCCCATGCTGCTCATTGATCCGAAATCGGGCGAGATCGTGCGCGCCAACGCCGCTGCTGCTTCCTTCTACGGCTACTCGCGCGAGGCGCTGACGAACCAATCGATCCAGGACATCAATCAGCTGGACGCGGACGCCGTGGCCGAGAAACGCGAGCAGGCCATGAGCCAGGCCCACAATCGGTTCCTCTTCTCCCATCGTCTCCATGACGGCACGGTGCGCACCGTCGAGGTCCACTCCTCCCCCATTGAGGTAGAGGACCGCAAATTGCTCTTCTCCATCATCCACGACGTCACGGAGCGAAAACAACACGAACGGGAACTGCAGAACGAACGCGACCGGTTTGCGACTCTCTTCGAAAACCTTCCGTCGCCGGTTGTCCATGGGCACATGGAGAACGACAAAACGGTGGTCCGCGACGTCAACGAGGCGTTCGAGGAGGTCTTCGGCTACGATGCGAATGCGATCGAAGGGACGCCGCTGCCGTCCCTGATTGCACCTGAGGGCCACGAGGCGGAAATGACCCGCGTCACACGGGCCGCGCTGGAGCAGGGCACGCTCCAGACAGAGGTGCAGCGGGACACGAGGAACGGCGTGCGCGACTTCCAGCTGCACGTAGCCATGCGGGAGTCCAATGCCTCTCTCCGCGAGGGGTATGCCATGTACGTCGACATTACCGAACGGAAGCAGCGCGAGAAGGCCCTCGAAGAACGACGGGATAAGGTGGAGGCCCTCTATGCTGCCACCGGCAAGCTCCTGCGCGCCGACCTCCGCACAGAAGTGGCCGCCCGAATCGAGGCCCTGATCAATGACACGTTCGGCTATCCCTTTGCGGCGGTGCGGCTCGAAGAAAACGACCAACTCGTCCCGGTCCGCCTCTCCCCCCAGTCGGCCACGTACATGCCGGAGCGCCCCCCTCGCTCCCTGGACGGCGACAGCCTGGGAGCGCAGGTCTATCGTTCCGGCACCACCCGACGGGTGCCCGACCTGCAGTCCTTCGACAACGACCTGGACTACGGCACGCTTCGGGGGGCGGCCTGTGCCCCCATCGGCGACCACGGCGTCGTGGATCTCGCAAGTCCCGAGGAAGGAGGCATCGACGCATTCGATCTCCGCCTCGTCGAAATTCTTGCCGGAAACGCGGCTGTTGTTTTCGATCGCCTCGAACACGAGCGGGAGTTGATGGCGGCCAAGGAGGAGGCCGAAACGGCCAACCAGGTCAAAAGCGCCTTTCTAGCCAACATGAGCCATGAGATTCGAACGCCCCTGACCTCCATCATCGGCTTTGCGGAGGCCATCGGCGACGAGATGGATGTGCAACCTGATGAAGCAAATAACGGGGAGCCGATCGGGCACTTCGCGGACCTCATTGCCAAGAGCGGCAACCGGCTCCTCGAAACGCTCGACTCGGTGCTCGACCTCTCTCAGCTAGAGGCGGGCTCCATGGAGATGGACGCAGAGCGAATCGACGTAACGACGGAGGCCGAGGACGCCCTTTCCCTAATCATGCCTCGCGCCGAGGAGGCCGGCCTCTCCCTCCATGCCGATACGCCAGACGCTCCGTGTTGGGCCCGCGCCGATCGAAGTGCCCTGCGACGCGTGCTTCACAACCTGCTCAGCAATGCCGTCAAATTTACCGATCGCGGCGGATCGGTCACGGCCCGGGTTCGCTGCGCGGACGACACCGTCGCGATTGCTGTGGAGGACACCGGCGTGGGAATCGATCCGGAGCGCCTGCCTGAACTCTTCGAGCCGTTCAAGCAAGCCGCCACCGGCTCTGAGCATGGCCACAGCGGGAGTGGACTGGGCCTTGCCGTAACGAAGCGCCTAATCGAACACATGAACGGCTCGATCGAGGTAGACACTGAGAAAGGCGTCGGAACGTGCTTCAAGGTGCATCTTCCCTCTCCGTCTGCCTCCTCCTCGTGATCCGCACCAGGCCGCAAACAACCATCCGCTCGGAACGCCCCCTTCGTCCCTTTCATTCGCTGTGTTCAGCGCACGGTCCAGAACCGGCGCCTCATACTTCTCACTCTGTTTCCACAACCCCCCACACTCTGATGGACGACCTTGAAATGGACGAGCCGAGTCCGGAATTCATGGCCGCAACCTACGTGGCCCAAATCGCCCCTCTTCTCTTCGACGTGGCCGACCAGGCCCGCGAGATTGGCGACGAGCCCCAGCACGTGGCCGTGGCCGAGGAAACCGTGACCGCTCACATCAAGCGGCAAAACTTCGACGTCGAGCGTACCGTGGCCACCGTGCAGAAGGTGGAAGACGGCATCGAAATTGAATACCAGGGCCGTACTGCTACCCTCTCCTTCGACGACGACGAATAATGCGTCCCCCAATCGATCAGACTGCCCCGTCCGACACGGCCGAGGCGGCCTTCGGCCTCGGCTGTTTCTGGGGCCCGGATGCTCTTTTTGGGGCGATGACCGGCGTCGTGCGTACGTGCGTCGGGTATGCCGGGGGGACCACCCCCGCCCCGACCTACGAGGAGATTGGCGATCACATCGAGACGGTGCGCGTCGAATACGACCCCACAACGCTTTCCTACGTCGATCTCCTCGACGCCTTCTGGGCCGCCCACGACCCGACGCGCGCCCCTTTCAAGCGTCAGTACCAGACGGCCCTGTTCCCGTGCACCGAGGAGCAGGCCCAGCAGGCTCATTCCTCACGCACCGCGGTTGCCGAGCGGATAGACGCCCCCCTCACTACTGAGATTATTGCAGAGGCGTCTTTTTCTCGGGCCGAAGCCTATCACCAGAAACACAAGCTCCGCCGCCATCCCGATCTCTTCGAGGCCCTGCGCGCCTTCTATCCGAGTGACGAAGCATGCGTGAACGCCCCGGCTGCCGCCCTCCTCAACGGCTACGTTGGGGGACAGCGGGCCCCGCGGCATCTTGCGGACGACGGCCCTCGGCTGGGCCTGCCTCCAGAGACCACCGATCACCTTCGCACGCTGGTGGAACGTCGACACGCCTGATGCTACGCATCTCCTGACGCGGTGAGAGCAATCACCTCTTTAAAATCCAACGCCACGAGGATTTCCTGCCCGTTTTTGTGGTAGCGGTAAAGCTCGCTCTCCTTGGTTCCGTTCGTCGCATTTCGGTACTGAACAAAATCCTCCGCCATCTTCTCAGCCTCCGAGCGGGGCACCGCCTCCAACGTGCGCTCGTGGATCGAAGCACTGTCTGGCTCATGATTCCGAGCCGGAGTGCGAAACGTGATCTTTACATCCATGACTGCTGCCGTTCTGCGTGAGGTTAGGCCTTTAAAACATACAAAGCCGTCGCAACCAAACAATACTGGAGAATACGCACTTTCGGAGAAAGCTGGTTCTACCGTAAGGCGCTTGCGTCGCAAACAATATGAAATATGCGTTGTTCGTGGAGAAACTTTACGATCAGGAGAACGCCGATCCCATCCGCTGTAAACAGTCACACGAAGACCCCTCCCTCCCTAAGGCACATTCCGTCTTTGTCCCCGAGAGCACTCAGAGCAACCCGGGCCGGCCCTACCGTTGTCCCCCAGCGTTGTCGATGCGGCGGACCCGGCCGGTCTGTCCATCCAGTTCCACCTCGTCGCCTGTTTCCAGTTGGTCAACGATTCCCGGCAGGGAAACGATGGAGGGAATGCCGATCTCCCGCGAGACGATGGCTGCGTGGGACAGCAGACTGCCGCGCTCGACCAGAAGCCCCGACGCCCCAGCAAAAAGCGTGACCCAGCCCGGGCCGGCCCGCTCCGTCACTAGGATTTCGCCCGGTTCTAGCGTCGCGTCTCGCGGGTCCCGAACGACCCGTACCGGTCCCCGCACGGTCCCGGAACAGCAGCCCGTTCCCACCCATCCATCGTCGGCGGACGCGCGCGCTTCCTCTTCGTCGGCCCCGTTCGTTTCCGGAATGAGATCAAAAACATGCACAGCCCCACGGGTCCGGACGCGATCCGGCGGAGGAGGCGCCGCATGATACTGCTCAAACTCGTTGCGCCGGGCGTCCACCAGTGCCCGCAGGTGGGTCGACGAGGCCGTGCCCTCCACCACGCCCAGGAGTTCGCCGCGCTCCAGGTAAAATACGTCGCGAGCATCGTCCAGCCGATCATTGGCGACGAGGCGACGCCCCATCTCCAGGAAGATGCGCCGAACCTTCCCAAAGACTCGCGTCCGTTCGAAACGAAGATCCTCCCGCGCCGCAATCCGGTCGCGCGCATGTCGCAGTGCCCATCGGGCTCCCCAGTATCGTACGGGCTTGCCGGACAAGGCCTCGTCCAATGCATCCTCCGCCTTCTTCCGCATGCGCTGCTCATCCGGGCCCGACGCCGCATCGTCCTCCTGGGCTCGCCGCGCCATCGCCCCTATCGACTGCCAGAGTGATCGCGGATTGTCCCGAAGGGTCGGGCTCTCCAGCTTGAGTTCATTGAGGCACCGGTCGCCGAAGCGATCCAGATACGCTTCGTACTTCGCGCGGAGCTCAGGCCGATGGTCGAGTGCAGCCTCAATCTCGTGCAGCGACCCGTGGAGGAGCGTCGTCGTGAGCCGCGGCCGCCCCGTCACGTGCTCCGCCATGTCGTGCATGCGGCGAGCGGGCTCGGTACTTGCGTGCGTCCCATGGCCCGTGAGAAGATGCTTGTACTGGCCGGCGGCCGCACCGCCCCAGCGCTCCACCGCCCGCTTCGAAAGGCCGAAAAAGACCATAGCGAACACGTTGTTGGCGATGGGGACATCCCACCGATCCAGCAGCTTCTCCTCCAGCGTGCGGTAGGCGTCGGCCAGCTCGTCGAGACGCATGTGCTCCAGGCCAGGCGACGACGTCAGGGTGCGGTCGAGCAGATCATGAAAATCATCAATCCGGTCGCCCATGCGGACATGATACCACGCCAGGTGCAGCCCCGACCACATAATGCGGAGAGCGTTCCACACCCTTTCCCCCACGGAAGCTGCCTCCCGCTCCGGGAGCAGCTCTGCCGGCAGCCGTTCCTTCACCCCCATCATGTCTTCCATGAAGGCGCGGTTGAATCGGAAGCCGGGAAGCTGCGCCAGGGCCCGGTACCAGCTCAGCAGGTTGTAGTAGACGCGCCCCCGAATGAGTCCAATCATGGAGCGGAAGGTGTCCGCGTGAGCCTCGAGGACGGACTCTGGAACCTGCACGGCCCGAAGAAAGCGCTGGGAGGCCGCTTCGTAGGCACGACGAGCAACCGTAAAGGTAAGCGGGGTCGTGACCCCACTGTAGTTTTCGGAAATGTTGCTGTTGTCCCACACCCGAAGAGGCGCGTCGGGATCAGGGCGCCCAGCGAGCTTCGGAATGGGGCAGGCTTGAAGAAGAAAGAGAGTGTCCCCCTTCCAGGCCCACTCCACGCTCTGCGGACAACCAAAATGGCGCTCAACCCGGCGTGCCTGTTTAGCCACAGCCGTGGCCTGTTCGTCCGTAAGCGCCGGCGCAGAGCCGTCCTCCTCCATCAGCGTAGCTTCGCGCAGTCCCGAGCGGCCCTCCCGATGCCACCGGTGTGCCACGTGCTGCTTCCGGATCGTCCGCTCGGCCACCTGTCCGTCCCGATCAATGCAAAACGTGTCGCCGTCCTCGGCCCCATCCACCAGTGCGGTTCCTACGCCCCGCACGGCCCCGATCACACAGATCCCGCGTCGGCCCGTCGACGGATCTGCCGAAAACGCAACCCCGGCACGGTCGGGATTGATCATGCGCTGCACGACGATAGCGGGCAGAGACGGGGATCCGCCCCTCCCCTGCGCCCGCCGGTCCTCAAATGCCGACGGCCGAAACGCCGACCGCCACACGTCTGCCACACGATCGGCCACCTCAAGCGAGGGGACGAAGAAAAAGCGGTCCAGCGACTCCGCCCCACTCTGATCGACGGCCTCCTGCCCCAACGCCGACGCTCGCACGGCGAACAACAGGTCCTCGTCCTCCTCGAACGTGCGACCAATCGCGTCGGCCAGGGCGTCCCGCACCGCCAGAGACAGCCTCATGTCCGCACGGTCGACATCAGAACGCCGCCCCTCGCTCCACGCCTCCTGCTGCTCCATCGAGAGACTGTCCCACAACCCCTTGGGCGTGACGGCAAACCAGTCCGGCACCGTAAACCCTGCGTCGACGAGGGCGTGGAGGGACCGGGCCTTGTCCCCGAGCTCCGGGGGGGAGGTATCGTCTCCCGGCGCCCAGGTGTATCGAACGTCGGCAGCAGCGCGTGTAGACATCAGATTGTGCCGTTCTGGTGAACAGGAGTCGATGAGCACCGGAGGTCATCATGATGGTGAATTCCCGCCCCGCTCATCGAGCGGCGGTCGACCGTCAGCTCCAAAGGCGCACGCCCCCCATCGTGGCGCCCCGTACTCGCCAAACAGCTCCTACCAGAAGTCCAAGCACGCCGGCCGTCTAGGTTCCCCTTCCTATCCGTAGCGGAGAAGCAGAGCGCCCCAGCACGCCTTCAGCTACTGCCCAAACGGAATGGTCACGCCGAGCCAGGGGGCCGCGATAAAGTCGCCGGTCTCCTCTCCCAACGGACGGAACAAGGCAAAGTCGACCGCAAAATTTTCGGGCGCCCATCGAACCCCAAACGACATCACTCCATTGCCCTCGGCAAAGAAGTAATTTTCACTGATGAGATAGGTCGTTCGGCTAATGCGGGTCATGCCACTCACATTGATCACAGGTGTCTCCGAAAATTCGTCCTCTGCGTAGCCGTAGCCGAGTCCGAAGGTCGCGTTGTGATCCCGATTTCCGATCGTGGAGGCCCCATAGACGAGCCCGACCCCTACATTCTCCTCGGCAAGAACGCCCCCAATGACAGCCCCCCCGGCAAGGTGAACGTTTTCTGTAGGCGAGACCGACACCTTCGGGAGCACCCAAATCGGCAATGCATTGGCCCCGAACAAGAAGATGGGAACGGTGCCGCCCCCAATCGAGACGTTGTCGGACACGCCGTAGTGCACATTGTTAAGTAGGATCCAGGTGTTCTGGTAGTAGCCGTGTCCCTCGGGGATCCCAATCGCATTCGGGGCAAAGAGATAGCGTGTGGACTGGGGATTGCGGAACCAATACTCTCCATCTCGGATGCGGGCGGGGTCCACCTCCTCCATGCGTTTGATGTTGGCCCGCTCAATCGTCACCTCTCCAAGCTGTCGCGTATCGATCACGATGTCCTGCTCATTCTCGGCGACCAGTGCCCCGATGACGGTCTGTCCTTCGGTCGTTTCGATCCTATAGAATCGTTTTGGCTCCTCGCTCTCTTGGGCGTAGAGGGGACCGCTGGGAAGGCAGGCGACACACAGACCAAGAATCATCACCGCAACGCCGATCGGGATCGGGGTTTTCCTCCGGATGTATGGTCGTGCCCGCACTTCCCGTGAACGCAGCC is part of the Salinibacter sp. 10B genome and encodes:
- a CDS encoding RDD family protein; translation: MSPSSPSSAGTAPEKLTRFLALLIDSIVAGVLSSIPMIGGLLGAGYFVVRDGLELEFMHERSLGKHLMDLHVHRLDGRPMDIETSVRRNWMWGLGPVASAVAAFPLFGGFFSAAVGFLGLAVGLYEAYRVLTRDDGRRWGDELADTQVTG
- a CDS encoding SDR family NAD(P)-dependent oxidoreductase, with amino-acid sequence MSQSPEARANLEETDLSDQTALVTGSTNGIGRAVALALGRLGADVLVHGRESSAGESLVEELTDLSVRATFVQADFADPDSVLSLAETAQDWCDGLDLLFNNAGALFQAGDRTPTGIERTFQVNHLAPYLLTAQLLDHLRDGARIVTTASDAHRGAVLNLERVRGSEPFSGMEAYSHSKLANILFASELARRLDATGRAVQSHSVHPGFVPGSQFGRFLPGPLSGLFRMLGVVPGTASVADGAAELLHAALSPDAAETSGRYFTGRAPVEPSSAARDADAAARLWTRSAEMLDMAEPLADARPRSSAQS
- a CDS encoding PAS domain S-box protein; the protein is MSLNGSDVLPSDCGSDDVYSLLSASGDFSIVVRPDDAVACWSDALLTLTGYSSSEVDSASLPSLFAPDDRPDLIDLLSRVRSGHAPKEERLHLHTKQGEMISARITGVPLHSAPSDGTVALIGHDAQPQSSPDPETSFRALFRNVQDAAFLLRVQPGTSAPQFRVVETNAAFRTLTGCPRSSTPLSLEDVFGPNNGSTLSSHAQACVRDHTPLTYEDPVATPSEDVDRIVRTTLSPVPDERPAAYLLGIAHDITERRVMANRLRERRRWIRVITQNVSEGIYRSTPDEGLVYANQAFAQLFGYDDPDELLLLDSADLYAHPDQREELLRLEHTTGGVEGVEIQFQRKDGSTFTGLVSSTVVRDDTGAVQYYDGVVTDITERKEAERALRASERLFREMFEEHSAPMLLIDPKSGEIVRANAAAASFYGYSREALTNQSIQDINQLDADAVAEKREQAMSQAHNRFLFSHRLHDGTVRTVEVHSSPIEVEDRKLLFSIIHDVTERKQHERELQNERDRFATLFENLPSPVVHGHMENDKTVVRDVNEAFEEVFGYDANAIEGTPLPSLIAPEGHEAEMTRVTRAALEQGTLQTEVQRDTRNGVRDFQLHVAMRESNASLREGYAMYVDITERKQREKALEERRDKVEALYAATGKLLRADLRTEVAARIEALINDTFGYPFAAVRLEENDQLVPVRLSPQSATYMPERPPRSLDGDSLGAQVYRSGTTRRVPDLQSFDNDLDYGTLRGAACAPIGDHGVVDLASPEEGGIDAFDLRLVEILAGNAAVVFDRLEHERELMAAKEEAETANQVKSAFLANMSHEIRTPLTSIIGFAEAIGDEMDVQPDEANNGEPIGHFADLIAKSGNRLLETLDSVLDLSQLEAGSMEMDAERIDVTTEAEDALSLIMPRAEEAGLSLHADTPDAPCWARADRSALRRVLHNLLSNAVKFTDRGGSVTARVRCADDTVAIAVEDTGVGIDPERLPELFEPFKQAATGSEHGHSGSGLGLAVTKRLIEHMNGSIEVDTEKGVGTCFKVHLPSPSASSS
- the msrA gene encoding peptide-methionine (S)-S-oxide reductase MsrA, producing the protein MRPPIDQTAPSDTAEAAFGLGCFWGPDALFGAMTGVVRTCVGYAGGTTPAPTYEEIGDHIETVRVEYDPTTLSYVDLLDAFWAAHDPTRAPFKRQYQTALFPCTEEQAQQAHSSRTAVAERIDAPLTTEIIAEASFSRAEAYHQKHKLRRHPDLFEALRAFYPSDEACVNAPAAALLNGYVGGQRAPRHLADDGPRLGLPPETTDHLRTLVERRHA
- a CDS encoding PEP/pyruvate-binding domain-containing protein, with translation MSTRAAADVRYTWAPGDDTSPPELGDKARSLHALVDAGFTVPDWFAVTPKGLWDSLSMEQQEAWSEGRRSDVDRADMRLSLAVRDALADAIGRTFEEDEDLLFAVRASALGQEAVDQSGAESLDRFFFVPSLEVADRVADVWRSAFRPSAFEDRRAQGRGGSPSLPAIVVQRMINPDRAGVAFSADPSTGRRGICVIGAVRGVGTALVDGAEDGDTFCIDRDGQVAERTIRKQHVAHRWHREGRSGLREATLMEEDGSAPALTDEQATAVAKQARRVERHFGCPQSVEWAWKGDTLFLLQACPIPKLAGRPDPDAPLRVWDNSNISENYSGVTTPLTFTVARRAYEAASQRFLRAVQVPESVLEAHADTFRSMIGLIRGRVYYNLLSWYRALAQLPGFRFNRAFMEDMMGVKERLPAELLPEREAASVGERVWNALRIMWSGLHLAWYHVRMGDRIDDFHDLLDRTLTSSPGLEHMRLDELADAYRTLEEKLLDRWDVPIANNVFAMVFFGLSKRAVERWGGAAAGQYKHLLTGHGTHASTEPARRMHDMAEHVTGRPRLTTTLLHGSLHEIEAALDHRPELRAKYEAYLDRFGDRCLNELKLESPTLRDNPRSLWQSIGAMARRAQEDDAASGPDEQRMRKKAEDALDEALSGKPVRYWGARWALRHARDRIAAREDLRFERTRVFGKVRRIFLEMGRRLVANDRLDDARDVFYLERGELLGVVEGTASSTHLRALVDARRNEFEQYHAAPPPPDRVRTRGAVHVFDLIPETNGADEEEARASADDGWVGTGCCSGTVRGPVRVVRDPRDATLEPGEILVTERAGPGWVTLFAGASGLLVERGSLLSHAAIVSREIGIPSIVSLPGIVDQLETGDEVELDGQTGRVRRIDNAGGQR